GTTCCGTTGCAATAGTACATACAGAATTCTGGTACAGGCAATTGAGCTCCTCCGGAAATGCCTTTCAATTGGTCTTTTCTTAGTTTTTTTAGATTTTTCATATAGATTTAATTAAAAATTTGATAGTATAGTAAAATTAAATAAAATATTTTCAATTAAATGAATTATCATGTGAGAAAAATTAAAAATTATTAAAAAAAATATTTATCATGTGGTTTTTGTATGCAAATGTTTGATTATTAGAGAAATAAAAATTAATTTTAGAAGAGCGATATCCGAAAAGCTTATAGAGTAGGAAAAACTAAATACCAAAAACTATGAAAAATTTCAAAAAAATTTCAAGAGAAGAACAAAAGAAAATGATTGCGGGAGACATGGGTCCTGCTTATTGTTTTGATGGTGAATTGCCTGGTACAGGTGGTTGTGCACCTGGATATATCTGTTCAGGCGGTAACTGTGTGCCCTATGTTGGAAATCCTGGCGGAGGTGGTAACCCCGGTGGAGGTGGCAGTAGTTATACTTGTATTTGTCCTTGGGGTACTTTCACGCAGCCTACTCCTTGTCCAGAGTTTTATTGTATAACAGGATAAAAAAATAGTCAGTAATTTAATTACTGACTATTATTCATTATGATTATTTTTTTATCAATCCTAATTCGATTAATCTCTCGTGCAAGAATTCTCCTGCAGTAGTGTCTTCGTATAATTTTGGATTGTTTTCGTCTACACAATTATCAAGAGCATTTAATGACATGGCACTGATAGGGTGCATAAAGAAAGGAATTGAAAATCTTGAAGTGCTCCACAATTCTCTTGGCGGGTTTACCACTCTGTGAATCGTAGATTTTAATTTGTTGTTAGTATGTCTTGAAAGCATGTCTCCAACATTAATCATCAATTCATCCGGTTCTGCGATCGCATCGATCCATTCTCCGTTATGGTTCTGAACCTGAAGACCTTTTCCTTGTGCACCCATTAAAAGAGTGATCAGGTTAATGTCTCCGTGAGCTGCAGCTCTTACGGCATCATCCGGTTCTTCAGTGATTGGTGGATAGTGAATAGGTCTTAAGATTGAGTTTCCTTCAGCTATTTTATCGTCAAAATAGAACTCATCTAAGCCAAGGTGCAGTGCTAATGCTCTTAGAACATACTGTCCTGTCTTTTCAAGCATTTGGAATGCCTCTTTACCTACTTCGTTGAATTTCGGAAGTTCATCAACGATTACATTGTCAGGATACTCCTTTTTGTATTTTGAATCCTCAGACAGATACTGTCCAAAGTGCCAAAACTCTTTTAAGTCTCCTTTTTTGAAACCTTTTGCAGTTTCTTTACCGAATCCTACATACCCTCTCTGGCCACCAATTCCTGGAATCTCATACTTTTGTTTCGTTTCCACTGGTTGGTCAAAAAAGTTTTTTACCTCTCCATATAAATCTTCTACAAGGTTGTCATCAAGAAAGTGGCCTTTTAAGGCTACAAAACCAATTTCTTCATAAGCTTTTCCGATTTCATTTACAAATTTCTGTTTGCGTTCCGGGTTACCCGAAAGGAAATCACGCAGGTCTACACTAGGTATTTTGTCCATTTTTAGAAATTTACGAATAGCAAAATTACATTTTTTTTAATTTAAATGATTTTAAAATCATTATTTATAAGTTAAATTTGCTGTATGAAAAAATATTCTTCTAAGAGAAGTATCCAAATACTTGCACATCTTCTTCAGCAGTACGGAATTGCAGACATTGTAATTTCACCGGGATCAAGGAATGCTCCTTTGGCGATTCATTTTTCAGAAATAGACAGCTTTAATTGTTACAGTATTGTAGACGAAAGAAGTGCTGCTTTCGTAGCAATGGGGATGGCTAAAAGTGAGAAAAAACCAGTAGCAATTACCTGTACCAGTGGATCTGCAGTAGTCAATTATTATCCGGCGGTTACGGAAGCTTTTTACCAGAACATTCCCCTTTTGGTACTGACAGCAGACCGGCCAACAGATTTTATTGATATTTTTGATGGGCAGACGATCAGGCAGAAGGATGTTTTTCATCAGCATTCTTACGGAGATTTTCAGTTACTGGAAGACAGTAAGGAGAATGCAGAAGATATTAATTTTGATACAATTAAAAAGGCTATCGAGCTTTGCTTTGAAAAGCAAGGACCGGTACATATCAATATTCCTTTGGAAGAGCCATTATATGAACTGGTATCAGAGCTTCCAACTTTTCCAACGGTTGAAAAAACAATCAAGCATAAAGAGTATGAGATCCCATCCAACCTGATTGCGGATTGGCATACGTCTCAGAGGATTATGTTGTTAGTGGGAACAAGAGATTACAGCCCAGAATTGGAAAATCAGTTGACACAACTGGTTAAAAACCATTCTGTAGTTGTACTCAGCGAAGCAAATTCCAATTTGTATCATGAGAAGTTTTTCAGACATATAGACCGCTATATCTTCAATTTTACAGAAGAAGATTATAAAACCTATGCTCCGGACCTGTTAATTACGATAGGACAGAATGTGGTTTCCAAAAAAGTAAAAC
This Chryseobacterium sp. G0162 DNA region includes the following protein-coding sequences:
- a CDS encoding bacteriocin-like protein — encoded protein: MKNFKKISREEQKKMIAGDMGPAYCFDGELPGTGGCAPGYICSGGNCVPYVGNPGGGGNPGGGGSSYTCICPWGTFTQPTPCPEFYCITG
- the menD gene encoding 2-succinyl-5-enolpyruvyl-6-hydroxy-3-cyclohexene-1-carboxylic-acid synthase; its protein translation is MKKYSSKRSIQILAHLLQQYGIADIVISPGSRNAPLAIHFSEIDSFNCYSIVDERSAAFVAMGMAKSEKKPVAITCTSGSAVVNYYPAVTEAFYQNIPLLVLTADRPTDFIDIFDGQTIRQKDVFHQHSYGDFQLLEDSKENAEDINFDTIKKAIELCFEKQGPVHINIPLEEPLYELVSELPTFPTVEKTIKHKEYEIPSNLIADWHTSQRIMLLVGTRDYSPELENQLTQLVKNHSVVVLSEANSNLYHEKFFRHIDRYIFNFTEEDYKTYAPDLLITIGQNVVSKKVKQFLRSARPKQHWHLDEVWQPDTYFSLTEKIEVKPEIFFSKLLKFINLEPRPYFNLWDVLRDKKDAKHQQFLNTVEFSDFYFFNKAAQTVPENYNIHFSNSSGIRYAQLFDFGKRKMYCNRGTSGIDGSTSTAMGFAIKNANPTLLITGDLSFFYDINGLWNQYIPPFVRIMIFNNGEGNIFKIIPGPGNANPNTLDEFIATKHRKNAEHLAKHFGFSYIKVEDELTLDRVLENFFKPDAQPKILEVNTYGKNSADIQKAYFNFMKEN
- a CDS encoding isopenicillin N synthase family dioxygenase; translated protein: MDKIPSVDLRDFLSGNPERKQKFVNEIGKAYEEIGFVALKGHFLDDNLVEDLYGEVKNFFDQPVETKQKYEIPGIGGQRGYVGFGKETAKGFKKGDLKEFWHFGQYLSEDSKYKKEYPDNVIVDELPKFNEVGKEAFQMLEKTGQYVLRALALHLGLDEFYFDDKIAEGNSILRPIHYPPITEEPDDAVRAAAHGDINLITLLMGAQGKGLQVQNHNGEWIDAIAEPDELMINVGDMLSRHTNNKLKSTIHRVVNPPRELWSTSRFSIPFFMHPISAMSLNALDNCVDENNPKLYEDTTAGEFLHERLIELGLIKK
- a CDS encoding bacteriocin-like protein, with amino-acid sequence MKNLKKLRKDQLKGISGGAQLPVPEFCMYYCNGTVICADCSDDFKCPVTGGETM